A single Mangrovimonas sp. YM274 DNA region contains:
- a CDS encoding cell wall metabolism sensor histidine kinase WalK, whose amino-acid sequence MNLNFKNRIALHYMVATASIMIVMFSTIFFVVRSAVFNNLDSDLSYEAEKHAGEIKTIGDSIHFINKAEWEEREHRELQVNPVFIQLINKEGGVMDKSPNLKEAKLPFKNIEFGGHFNTQLNDRRIRQVQIPVEKNGKIHGYILAAMSSEAAYSVIQQLRNILLVSFVIVLIGIYFTSRFLAGRSIIPVQEITKTITHISKDNLKERVSLPQNQDELYMLATGFNALLERIENALEREKQFTSDASHELRTPLATLRGTLEVLIRKPRTQEEYEEKIKFSLKEIERITSTLEQLLHIARLETSTTQQRTDVVELISLINESVLKYKADITAKNIQINLEADTSNKLLVPQYYSKIILDNILSNAVKYSHQDATVNIKANITQERVTCTIIDHGVGIKKEDLNKAFDSFFRSEALNHKQISGNGLGLSIAKKCADAIQAQLNIESEAGKGTSVTILF is encoded by the coding sequence ATGAATTTGAATTTCAAAAATAGAATTGCCCTTCATTATATGGTCGCCACCGCGTCCATAATGATTGTAATGTTCAGTACCATTTTCTTTGTGGTAAGGAGTGCTGTATTTAATAATCTCGATAGCGACCTATCCTATGAAGCCGAAAAACATGCCGGTGAAATCAAAACAATTGGAGACAGCATTCATTTTATCAATAAAGCCGAATGGGAAGAACGCGAACATCGTGAATTGCAAGTCAATCCCGTCTTCATTCAATTAATCAATAAAGAAGGGGGCGTGATGGATAAGTCACCCAACCTTAAAGAAGCCAAACTTCCATTTAAAAACATTGAGTTTGGAGGCCATTTCAATACGCAACTCAACGATAGAAGAATTAGACAGGTACAGATACCGGTTGAAAAAAACGGAAAAATCCACGGCTATATCTTGGCCGCCATGTCTTCTGAAGCCGCCTACTCCGTTATCCAACAATTAAGAAACATTTTATTGGTGTCCTTTGTTATTGTCTTAATTGGAATTTACTTTACGTCAAGGTTTTTGGCTGGGAGAAGCATTATTCCCGTCCAGGAAATCACTAAAACCATTACCCATATTTCTAAGGACAACTTGAAGGAACGAGTATCCCTACCCCAAAACCAAGATGAACTCTACATGCTGGCAACAGGTTTCAATGCCCTGCTTGAACGCATTGAAAATGCCTTGGAAAGGGAAAAACAGTTCACATCCGATGCCTCCCACGAACTGAGGACTCCCTTGGCAACCCTTAGAGGAACTTTGGAAGTGCTGATTAGAAAACCTAGAACCCAGGAGGAATATGAAGAAAAAATCAAGTTTAGCCTTAAAGAAATAGAAAGGATTACTTCCACCTTGGAGCAACTGCTTCATATTGCCCGATTGGAGACCTCCACTACCCAACAACGTACGGATGTAGTAGAGCTCATCAGTTTAATTAACGAATCCGTACTTAAATACAAAGCCGATATTACTGCTAAAAACATCCAAATTAATTTGGAAGCAGATACCTCCAACAAATTATTGGTGCCTCAGTATTACAGTAAAATCATCCTTGATAACATTTTAAGCAATGCAGTAAAATATTCTCATCAAGATGCTACGGTAAACATTAAGGCCAACATAACTCAAGAAAGGGTAACCTGTACCATTATCGATCACGGAGTTGGTATTAAAAAAGAAGATTTAAACAAAGCTTTCGACAGTTTTTTCAGATCAGAAGCCCTTAACCACAAACAAATTTCCGGTAATGGATTGGGACTTTCCATAGCCAAAAAATGTGCCGATGCCATTCAGGCTCAACTAAATATTGAAAGTGAGGCTGGCAAAGGGACTTCGGTTACCATTCTTTTCTAA
- a CDS encoding CusA/CzcA family heavy metal efflux RND transporter, giving the protein MLEKIIQYSIHHKLIILLFSAGIIGFGIYSLTEIPIGAVPDITNNQVQIITTSRNLATEDVEKFLTYPVELEMANLPDVKEIRSISKFGLSVVTVVFKDKIGTYLPRQLIAEKLMAAEEKIPAGFGKPFMGPITTGLGEIYQYVIDIDPAYKDQYTLTDIRTIQDWVVKRQLSGIPGVVEVNTWGGYLKQYEVAINPEKLRSLNISLSQTFTALEKNNSVAGGGYIEKTNQTYFVRGEGLIGSLEDIEHIVIENRHGTPIFIRDVATVKFGHATRFGAITGNGEGEKVLGQVMMLKGANSKAVIEAVKDRVDQIAHSLPPGIRINPFLERSELIGKTTFTIAENLILGCLIVIFVVVLLLGNIRSGLVVTSVIPMCLLFALSLMYIFEVDANLMSLGAIDFGIIIDGAVIIVEYIAFKITAERSKLLALPASKKQNFIDNITYLGASKMMHSAVFGQLIIIIVFIPILSLVGVEGKMFRPMALVFCFALIGAMLLCFTYVPVMASLFIKPTDPNKSTISSKLVNFLENKYKPTMAWALKRKQLVLGLAFSLLIGAALLFSQMGGEFVPTLDEGDFVIQPVLKTGTSLSNTTQITTRLEKILKTFPEVEQVVSRIGAAEVPTDPMSMEESDVIIKLIPKSDWVSADSKDELADKFKEALSEIPGVDFEFTQPIEMRFNELITGVRADLAIKIFGEDLDILYRKALEVEKAIKHIDGAADITVEKVAGLPQMSVTYDRMKIAKYGLNVADLNNIVTTGFAGTPAGTVFEGEKQFDLVVRFDQDHHKDIQDIESATILLPNGNQLPLSEFASIQYTKGPAKISRDNTKRRIVVGVNVRNRDLESVVEDVQKVINSQVKLPVGYTIEYGGQFENLRTARERLMIAVPIALILIFVLLYFAFDSVKEALIIYSAIPMSAIGGIILLYIRDLPFSISAGVGFIALFGIAVLNGIVLIEEFKELKAHGITKINDRILMGTKNRLRPVLLTASAAALGFLPMAISKSAGAEVQKPLATVVVGGLISATALTLIVLPVLYALFDRKGHFTKPKTNTIAIIALCIGLWPQVSNSQNTELSPQEAVSIALENNKGLQASALKVDQSDRLIGSAIDIGKTEIYYNKDNNNIAANNLPLHVWGISQSIQFPTVYGAQRNVMKSQYQLTEDQYKIDQYVLSKEVLKTYYEIAYWQHMKQNFTYLDSLYTAFEYAANRKFELGESNYLEKLTAETKKKEIALQLQQAQENIVKANMVLGQWLQTDTTYTIPSSALVKLELKPMDTLNNPALQYYRDAAELSHSQLQLEKQKLLPDLSVSVFNGTNNGPDAKSYSGFQVGVAIPVWFGSQRSKIRAAHTANDILSAQRANQKIHLASKFQSLQSDLKTFEQNLSYYEESGKELSQQTVFHAVQAFQNGEINFLQYIQLLENAKTIETNYLTALFQYNITVLEANYLIP; this is encoded by the coding sequence ATGTTAGAGAAAATTATTCAATACAGCATTCACCATAAATTAATCATTCTACTGTTTTCTGCGGGAATCATTGGCTTTGGAATCTATTCCCTTACGGAAATCCCTATTGGAGCCGTACCAGACATCACCAATAACCAGGTGCAAATCATTACTACTTCCCGCAACTTGGCCACAGAAGATGTCGAAAAATTCCTGACCTACCCTGTAGAACTGGAAATGGCCAATTTACCGGATGTCAAAGAAATTAGATCCATTTCAAAATTTGGTCTTTCGGTAGTTACGGTAGTGTTTAAAGACAAAATAGGCACCTATCTGCCCAGACAACTTATCGCAGAAAAACTAATGGCTGCTGAAGAAAAAATTCCTGCAGGCTTCGGCAAACCTTTTATGGGCCCCATAACCACCGGTTTGGGAGAAATTTATCAATATGTTATCGATATAGACCCTGCCTATAAAGACCAATATACCCTCACAGACATAAGAACCATCCAAGACTGGGTGGTCAAGCGGCAACTATCGGGTATCCCCGGTGTGGTAGAAGTAAACACTTGGGGCGGTTACCTAAAACAATACGAAGTAGCTATCAACCCCGAAAAATTAAGAAGCTTAAACATTTCTCTATCTCAAACATTTACGGCTCTTGAAAAAAACAACAGTGTTGCTGGTGGCGGCTATATAGAAAAGACCAATCAAACCTACTTTGTGCGTGGGGAAGGGTTGATAGGATCCTTGGAAGATATAGAACATATTGTGATCGAAAACCGCCATGGCACCCCTATTTTCATAAGGGACGTCGCCACTGTAAAATTTGGGCATGCCACCCGATTTGGAGCCATCACGGGAAATGGTGAAGGCGAAAAAGTTTTGGGCCAAGTCATGATGTTAAAAGGTGCCAATTCCAAGGCAGTAATTGAAGCCGTGAAAGACCGTGTGGACCAAATTGCCCACTCCTTGCCTCCAGGAATCCGCATCAATCCCTTTTTGGAAAGAAGTGAACTTATTGGCAAAACCACTTTTACCATTGCTGAAAACCTCATCTTAGGCTGTTTAATTGTCATTTTCGTGGTAGTCCTATTGCTAGGTAATATCCGTTCAGGCTTAGTAGTGACCTCGGTCATCCCTATGTGTTTGCTCTTTGCCTTATCCCTTATGTATATTTTTGAGGTAGATGCCAACTTAATGAGTCTAGGGGCTATCGATTTTGGAATTATCATCGATGGAGCCGTTATTATCGTAGAGTACATTGCCTTTAAAATCACAGCAGAACGCAGCAAGCTTTTAGCGCTTCCTGCTTCCAAAAAGCAAAACTTCATCGATAACATTACCTACTTGGGAGCCAGCAAAATGATGCATTCGGCCGTCTTTGGGCAACTCATCATCATAATTGTATTCATCCCTATTTTATCCTTAGTTGGTGTTGAAGGTAAAATGTTCCGGCCAATGGCTTTGGTATTTTGTTTCGCCCTAATTGGTGCCATGCTGCTCTGCTTCACCTATGTACCAGTAATGGCCTCCTTGTTCATCAAACCAACAGATCCTAATAAATCTACCATTTCTTCCAAATTGGTAAATTTCTTGGAAAATAAATACAAGCCAACCATGGCTTGGGCCCTTAAAAGAAAGCAACTCGTGCTGGGCCTAGCGTTCTCCCTACTAATAGGTGCCGCCCTATTGTTTTCCCAAATGGGAGGCGAATTTGTCCCTACTCTAGATGAAGGTGATTTTGTGATTCAACCGGTTCTAAAAACAGGAACTTCACTGAGTAATACAACCCAAATTACCACACGATTGGAGAAGATTTTAAAAACCTTCCCTGAAGTGGAACAGGTAGTAAGCAGGATTGGTGCTGCCGAAGTACCTACCGACCCAATGTCTATGGAAGAAAGCGATGTCATCATCAAACTCATCCCGAAATCCGATTGGGTCTCTGCCGATTCTAAAGATGAATTGGCCGATAAATTTAAAGAAGCTCTATCGGAAATACCGGGAGTGGACTTTGAATTCACACAACCCATCGAAATGCGCTTTAACGAATTGATTACAGGGGTTCGGGCTGACCTGGCAATTAAAATTTTTGGGGAAGATTTGGATATTCTGTACAGAAAAGCTTTGGAAGTGGAAAAAGCCATCAAACATATTGATGGAGCGGCAGACATTACCGTTGAAAAAGTCGCGGGACTTCCACAAATGTCGGTTACATACGATAGAATGAAAATAGCAAAATACGGCCTCAACGTAGCCGATTTAAATAATATTGTCACTACTGGTTTTGCAGGCACCCCAGCTGGAACCGTTTTTGAAGGCGAAAAACAGTTTGATTTAGTAGTTCGTTTTGATCAAGACCACCATAAAGATATTCAAGATATTGAATCGGCCACTATTTTATTGCCCAATGGGAATCAGTTGCCCCTGAGTGAATTTGCCAGCATCCAATACACCAAGGGACCGGCCAAAATTTCACGTGATAATACCAAACGCCGCATCGTTGTGGGCGTTAATGTAAGAAATAGAGACCTTGAATCGGTTGTAGAGGATGTCCAAAAGGTGATTAATAGTCAAGTGAAACTACCTGTAGGCTATACCATTGAGTACGGTGGGCAGTTTGAAAATTTAAGAACAGCCAGAGAACGTCTTATGATTGCCGTTCCCATTGCCCTGATCCTCATTTTTGTATTGTTATACTTCGCCTTCGATTCGGTAAAAGAAGCCCTTATTATTTATAGTGCCATTCCAATGTCTGCCATTGGAGGGATCATATTACTCTACATCCGTGACCTTCCCTTTAGTATCTCGGCAGGAGTTGGGTTTATTGCCCTCTTTGGAATTGCCGTACTCAACGGAATTGTACTTATTGAAGAGTTCAAGGAACTTAAGGCACATGGTATTACCAAAATCAACGATCGCATCCTTATGGGAACAAAAAACAGATTACGCCCTGTATTGCTTACGGCTTCAGCTGCAGCCTTAGGGTTTCTTCCAATGGCCATTTCCAAATCGGCCGGTGCAGAAGTTCAAAAACCCTTGGCCACCGTGGTTGTTGGGGGCTTAATATCTGCCACGGCTTTAACCCTTATTGTACTGCCTGTACTCTATGCTCTATTCGACAGAAAGGGACACTTTACGAAACCAAAAACCAATACCATTGCCATAATAGCCTTGTGTATTGGGTTATGGCCTCAGGTATCAAACAGTCAAAATACCGAGTTGTCACCACAAGAAGCAGTAAGCATTGCTTTGGAAAATAACAAAGGCCTACAAGCCTCTGCCCTCAAGGTAGACCAAAGCGACCGGTTAATAGGTAGTGCCATTGATATAGGAAAAACCGAAATTTATTACAATAAAGACAATAATAATATTGCTGCCAACAACCTTCCCCTACACGTTTGGGGGATTAGCCAATCCATACAATTTCCTACGGTATACGGGGCTCAACGCAATGTTATGAAAAGTCAATACCAATTGACAGAAGACCAATACAAGATAGATCAATACGTTTTGAGCAAGGAAGTTTTAAAAACCTATTATGAAATTGCCTACTGGCAACATATGAAGCAAAACTTCACGTATCTAGACAGTCTGTACACGGCCTTTGAATATGCAGCTAACAGAAAGTTTGAGTTAGGAGAATCTAACTATTTGGAAAAGCTAACGGCCGAAACCAAAAAGAAAGAAATTGCGCTACAGTTGCAACAAGCCCAAGAGAATATTGTTAAAGCCAACATGGTTTTGGGCCAATGGCTTCAAACCGATACTACCTACACCATACCGTCATCGGCTTTGGTAAAGCTAGAATTAAAACCTATGGACACGCTCAATAATCCCGCATTGCAATATTACAGGGATGCCGCAGAACTCAGCCATTCGCAGCTGCAACTGGAAAAACAAAAATTACTGCCCGATCTGAGTGTTTCAGTTTTTAATGGGACCAACAATGGCCCAGATGCCAAATCTTATTCTGGTTTTCAAGTAGGGGTCGCCATTCCGGTTTGGTTTGGTTCGCAACGCTCTAAAATACGTGCCGCCCATACAGCCAATGACATTTTAAGCGCTCAAAGAGCCAATCAAAAAATACACTTGGCTTCTAAATTCCAATCGCTGCAATCTGACCTTAAAACATTCGAACAAAATCTTAGCTATTATGAGGAATCTGGCAAAGAGCTGTCACAACAAACGGTATTCCATGCTGTTCAAGCCTTTCAAAATGGAGAGATTAACTTTTTACAGTACATCCAGTTACTCGAAAATGCCAAGACTATAGAAACCAATTATCTAACCGCCCTCTTCCAATACAACATCACCGTTTTGGAAGCCAATTATTTGATCCCTTAG
- a CDS encoding efflux RND transporter periplasmic adaptor subunit: MKTKFTYILYTTAFLVLASCNSNKNQTVEEETVPDIGNDTIQLSKVQFESSNMVLGTLQSLPFQQYVKTMGMIDVPPENKASISSYFEGTVKNLKLLPGEYVKRNQTLFTLENPEYVQIQQEYLEAKGQLTYLKSDYERQKTLAKEKVTSQKTFLKAESDYLVTKARFESIGKKLLLMNINPATLSLDNIRTTIAITSPIDGYVTNVNISTGAYLNPTEVAATVVNTEHLHLELNVFEKDLQKIQIGQPILFKIQNDNEAIYNAKVHIINKAVDPEKRTIGIHGHLSEEAEKIGLAPGMYAEASIVTNSVSKQALPSEAIVEMDGKNMVLVLQEKTDSGFSFLQKEVLLGDTHDNQTEILNVQDFNGNTQFLVRGAFNLITE; this comes from the coding sequence ATGAAAACCAAATTCACATACATCCTTTATACAACGGCCTTTTTAGTATTAGCGTCTTGTAATTCCAATAAAAACCAAACTGTAGAGGAAGAGACCGTTCCCGATATTGGAAACGACACCATTCAATTGTCTAAGGTACAATTTGAATCTTCCAATATGGTACTTGGCACTTTGCAATCGCTACCCTTCCAACAATATGTAAAAACCATGGGGATGATTGACGTTCCACCTGAAAATAAAGCCTCCATTAGCAGCTACTTTGAAGGCACGGTAAAGAACCTTAAATTACTTCCTGGCGAATATGTAAAACGCAACCAAACCTTGTTCACCTTGGAAAATCCTGAGTATGTACAAATCCAACAGGAATATCTCGAGGCCAAAGGACAACTTACCTATTTGAAATCTGATTACGAACGTCAAAAAACACTGGCTAAAGAAAAGGTTACCTCCCAAAAAACATTTCTCAAAGCCGAATCAGACTATTTGGTAACCAAAGCTAGGTTTGAGTCTATTGGCAAAAAACTTTTGTTGATGAACATTAATCCAGCAACCCTTTCCTTGGACAATATCCGTACGACCATTGCAATAACCTCTCCTATCGATGGTTATGTCACTAATGTAAATATTAGCACTGGAGCCTATTTAAATCCAACGGAAGTAGCGGCAACTGTGGTCAATACCGAGCATTTGCACCTAGAGCTCAATGTTTTTGAAAAAGACCTTCAAAAAATACAAATAGGTCAGCCTATCCTGTTCAAAATTCAAAATGACAACGAAGCCATTTATAATGCCAAAGTACATATCATCAATAAAGCTGTAGACCCAGAAAAACGCACTATTGGTATTCACGGTCACCTCTCTGAAGAGGCCGAAAAAATAGGTCTTGCCCCAGGCATGTATGCAGAAGCCAGTATTGTAACCAATTCGGTTTCCAAACAAGCCCTACCCTCTGAAGCCATTGTAGAAATGGATGGTAAAAATATGGTCTTGGTGCTTCAGGAAAAAACAGATTCAGGTTTTAGCTTCCTTCAGAAAGAGGTGCTTTTGGGTGATACGCACGACAACCAAACTGAAATTTTAAATGTTCAGGATTTTAATGGCAATACGCAATTTTTAGTGAGAGGCGCTTTTAATTTAATTACAGAATAA
- a CDS encoding phosphatase PAP2 family protein, with translation MPPLKTLIFILATLHIKAQTQTQTSDSLQNSKNLKFKYESLIIPTALISYGVIGLESRSIKQLNSTTKNELTEHIDSKLTIDDFSQYAPFLSVYGLNAAGIKGKNNFKDRTVILATAYLIMGGTVNILKNTGNVVRPDGSSKNSFPSGHTATAFMGAEFLYQEYKDVSPWYGISGYLVASGTGIFRMYNDRHWLTDVAAGAGIGILSTKIAYWIHPLIKKTFLKDSEQVSGILMPFYNGKDYGLAFSMTF, from the coding sequence ATGCCCCCTCTAAAAACCCTGATATTTATTCTTGCAACGCTACACATTAAGGCACAGACGCAAACACAAACTTCAGACAGTCTACAAAACAGTAAAAACTTAAAATTTAAATATGAGTCATTAATCATTCCTACAGCCTTAATTAGCTATGGCGTGATTGGTCTGGAAAGCCGTTCTATAAAACAACTCAATAGCACTACCAAAAACGAATTGACCGAACATATAGACTCTAAACTCACTATTGACGATTTTTCCCAATATGCGCCCTTTCTATCTGTTTATGGACTTAATGCCGCTGGGATAAAAGGTAAAAACAACTTCAAGGACCGTACAGTTATTTTGGCCACGGCTTATCTAATTATGGGTGGTACAGTAAACATTTTAAAAAACACGGGGAATGTAGTAAGGCCCGATGGTTCTTCCAAAAATTCTTTCCCCTCCGGACATACCGCAACCGCCTTTATGGGTGCCGAATTCTTATACCAGGAATATAAAGATGTGTCTCCGTGGTACGGAATTTCAGGTTACTTGGTTGCCTCCGGAACTGGAATTTTTAGAATGTACAACGATCGGCATTGGCTTACCGATGTAGCCGCCGGTGCCGGCATTGGCATATTGAGTACCAAAATTGCCTATTGGATTCACCCTCTGATCAAAAAAACCTTTCTAAAGGATAGCGAACAGGTCAGTGGCATTTTAATGCCGTTTTACAATGGGAAGGACTACGGACTTGCCTTTTCCATGACATTCTAA
- a CDS encoding VOC family protein, translating into MEISRNLVPKLIALFFLLFTFSCDQTEYPTLSSTDSIQYNHGQIVWHDLITPNPKQAMSFYSDLFGWTYKSLGTDDMAYHVIFSGGHAIGGIIPLNVTTHPSGEWLSSVSVADVDKAVAYNTAKGGKTLFKPSNFKGRGRSALVQDPQGAYVAYVHSESGDPNFQAYNNSWLWNELWTNDVSGSLDYYKGVAPYAAVENNEEKVPYFMLKSGDEKLCGVMKNPVANMRSAWLPYIKVSDVESISTKAASLGAKIMLEPQNNIRNGSVAIIQDPNGAPFAIQIWNK; encoded by the coding sequence ATGGAAATTAGTCGAAATTTGGTCCCCAAGTTAATTGCCTTGTTCTTTTTATTGTTTACTTTTTCATGCGATCAGACGGAGTACCCTACTTTGTCCTCAACTGATTCAATTCAATACAATCACGGTCAGATTGTTTGGCATGATTTGATCACACCTAACCCGAAACAGGCCATGAGTTTCTATTCAGATCTTTTTGGCTGGACCTACAAGTCTTTGGGTACGGATGATATGGCCTACCATGTTATATTTAGTGGTGGCCATGCTATTGGAGGGATTATTCCTTTAAATGTAACAACCCATCCTTCTGGGGAATGGCTGAGTTCTGTTTCTGTTGCCGATGTGGATAAGGCGGTTGCTTATAATACTGCAAAAGGAGGGAAAACCTTGTTTAAGCCTTCCAATTTCAAGGGGAGAGGGCGTTCAGCTCTTGTTCAAGATCCACAGGGCGCCTACGTTGCTTATGTCCACTCGGAAAGTGGCGATCCTAATTTTCAAGCTTACAATAACTCCTGGCTATGGAACGAACTTTGGACCAACGATGTGTCAGGTTCTCTGGACTATTATAAGGGTGTAGCTCCTTACGCAGCTGTGGAAAACAATGAAGAAAAGGTACCTTATTTTATGTTAAAATCGGGAGATGAGAAATTGTGTGGTGTTATGAAAAACCCGGTTGCCAATATGCGATCGGCCTGGTTGCCCTATATTAAAGTGTCTGATGTAGAGAGCATTTCTACAAAGGCAGCTTCCCTAGGAGCCAAAATAATGCTTGAACCTCAGAACAACATTAGAAATGGTTCTGTAGCCATCATCCAAGATCCCAATGGGGCACCTTTTGCCATTCAAATTTGGAATAAATAA
- a CDS encoding helix-turn-helix transcriptional regulator yields MPNIPKKEYFSAEQELTARFAKALAHPVRIAILELLHSQACCYHGDMAEELPIAKSTLSQHLKELKGAGLIQGDITPPSTKYCIHKENFALAKSLLNKVFA; encoded by the coding sequence ATGCCGAACATACCTAAAAAGGAATACTTCTCAGCAGAACAAGAACTCACGGCAAGATTTGCCAAGGCATTGGCACACCCCGTAAGGATTGCCATTTTGGAATTGTTACATTCCCAAGCCTGCTGCTACCACGGTGATATGGCCGAAGAGCTTCCTATTGCCAAATCTACCCTTTCACAGCATTTAAAGGAGCTCAAAGGGGCTGGACTTATTCAAGGCGACATTACACCACCTTCTACCAAGTACTGCATACACAAAGAAAATTTTGCACTAGCCAAGTCCCTTCTCAACAAAGTCTTTGCCTAA
- a CDS encoding thioredoxin family protein, with protein sequence MTHIKVLGPGCAKCKTTYNNVLEALKQTNREAQVEKIEDIEEMMKYNVMTTPVLIIDDEIKVKGRVPLSSEIVDILKN encoded by the coding sequence ATGACCCATATAAAAGTCTTAGGTCCTGGTTGTGCCAAATGCAAAACCACCTATAACAATGTTCTGGAAGCCCTTAAACAAACCAATAGGGAAGCCCAGGTAGAAAAAATTGAAGACATTGAAGAGATGATGAAATACAATGTCATGACAACGCCAGTGCTAATAATTGACGATGAAATAAAAGTTAAAGGAAGAGTGCCGCTATCCAGTGAGATAGTTGACATTTTAAAAAATTAA
- a CDS encoding permease yields the protein MFHWIQQLADWLIYAVFGLTPETHLAKALNFFVYDTLKILILLFLMVFLMGVINAYFPVERLKNYLTQNKLFGLEYMFASFFGAITPFCSCSSVPLFIGFVQGGIPLSVTLAFLITSPLVNEVAVAMFLGMFGLKTTLIYVTSGILLGTIGGWILGKFHLEPLLTDWVKKLVAQNQQHIPYQEEKTSFKQRLPNITRGAWQIVKSVMVYVILGIAIGAAMHGYVPENFFEHHLGGAQWWTVPLAVLLAVPMYANAAGIVPVIQVFVAKGIPLGTAIAFMMATVGLSIPEATLLKKVMSTKLIAIYFGTVTLFIIVSGFLFNVLL from the coding sequence ATGTTCCATTGGATACAACAGTTAGCGGACTGGCTCATTTATGCCGTTTTTGGCTTGACACCTGAAACGCATTTGGCAAAGGCTCTCAACTTCTTTGTCTACGACACCTTAAAGATTTTGATACTGTTGTTCCTAATGGTATTCTTAATGGGAGTTATTAATGCCTATTTCCCTGTAGAACGGCTAAAAAACTACCTTACCCAAAATAAACTCTTTGGCCTAGAATATATGTTTGCGTCCTTTTTTGGGGCCATTACACCATTTTGCTCCTGCTCTTCGGTGCCTTTGTTTATAGGATTTGTACAAGGAGGAATCCCATTAAGCGTTACCTTAGCCTTTCTCATCACATCCCCATTGGTAAATGAAGTGGCTGTAGCCATGTTTCTTGGCATGTTTGGTCTAAAAACCACCCTCATTTATGTAACATCTGGAATTCTATTGGGCACCATTGGCGGTTGGATTTTAGGAAAATTTCATTTAGAGCCTTTGCTCACAGATTGGGTAAAAAAACTAGTCGCCCAGAACCAACAACACATCCCATACCAAGAAGAAAAAACAAGCTTTAAGCAACGTTTGCCAAACATAACCAGAGGTGCTTGGCAGATTGTTAAAAGTGTAATGGTCTATGTTATATTGGGCATTGCCATTGGAGCCGCCATGCACGGCTACGTACCTGAAAACTTTTTCGAACACCATTTAGGTGGGGCTCAATGGTGGACAGTACCATTGGCCGTCCTACTCGCCGTACCCATGTATGCCAATGCAGCAGGTATTGTTCCGGTCATTCAAGTATTTGTGGCCAAAGGCATTCCCCTAGGCACTGCAATTGCCTTTATGATGGCTACCGTGGGCCTCTCCATTCCAGAGGCTACCTTACTCAAAAAAGTAATGAGTACAAAACTTATTGCTATCTATTTTGGCACGGTAACGCTGTTCATTATTGTATCTGGATTTTTGTTTAATGTCTTGCTATAA
- a CDS encoding DsbA family protein, producing MQIKIWSDIRCPFCYIGKKHFETALNSFPHKDSITIEWKSFELDPKLQTAAHTDALSHFVESKGIDRDRAQQMFDQVTAMAANTGLDFNLEQSIPANSLNAHRLLHLAKQQGLANETKEALLKAHLCEGKNIDDTNVLSDISKSLGLDVNQVNQMLASDDFKYDVRQDEMEARNLGISSVPFFVIDGKYGVSGAQPADVFTRALKESWEKHQNEIHVIANDSASCDTDGNCK from the coding sequence ATGCAAATAAAAATTTGGTCCGATATACGTTGCCCGTTTTGCTATATTGGAAAAAAACATTTTGAAACGGCTTTAAATAGTTTCCCTCATAAAGACAGTATCACTATTGAATGGAAAAGCTTTGAGTTGGATCCTAAACTACAAACCGCAGCACACACAGATGCGCTAAGTCATTTTGTTGAAAGCAAAGGCATAGACAGAGACCGTGCCCAACAAATGTTTGATCAGGTAACGGCAATGGCGGCTAACACAGGTCTTGATTTTAATTTAGAGCAATCCATTCCTGCTAATTCATTAAATGCCCATAGATTGTTGCATTTAGCAAAACAACAAGGGCTTGCCAACGAAACCAAAGAAGCTTTGCTTAAAGCGCATCTTTGTGAAGGTAAAAATATAGACGATACCAATGTACTTAGTGACATTTCAAAATCTTTAGGTTTGGACGTCAATCAGGTTAACCAAATGCTGGCATCTGATGATTTTAAATATGATGTGAGACAAGATGAAATGGAGGCTAGAAACCTGGGGATTTCATCAGTGCCGTTTTTTGTTATAGATGGCAAATATGGTGTTTCTGGAGCGCAACCAGCAGACGTATTTACACGTGCACTTAAAGAAAGTTGGGAGAAGCATCAAAATGAAATACATGTAATTGCTAATGATAGCGCTTCTTGCGATACAGATGGTAATTGTAAGTAA